The Plasmodium gaboni strain SY75 chromosome Unknown, whole genome shotgun sequence genome includes the window GTGTAAAAGTTACTGGTCCATGTAACGAAAATTTTGTTATGTTCTTAGTTCctcatatatatattgaagTTGATACAGAAGATACTTATATCGAATTAAGAACATCATTGAGAGAAACAGATaatttcttattatttgaatCAAACAGTGGTTCAttagaaaaagaaaaatatgtaaaagAAGAATCAAAAGATACAACTAGTGAAAAAACCGTTCAAGCCCAAGATGAACCCACAGAAGTAACAGCTTCAGAATCAAGTGGAAGTTCCAGTTCAGGAACAGTCCAAAGTAGAAATTCGAGTCAAGGAACTGTCTCAGGTGGAAGTTCTAGTTCAGGAAATGCCAACAATAGTCAAGTTTCATCAAATAGCGATTCTACCAAAAAAAGCAGaaatttacataatatatgtgAAAAAGGAAAGACGTTCAAATTTGtagtatatattaaagaGAATACATTAATACTTAAATGGAAAGTATATGGAGAACCAAAAGGTAGTAatggaaatataaaaacgaactgaataaaacaataataataattataatattttctttttctggttgattatttatatatttttataagaaaatatcATTGTACATACAAGTACTActaattatatatattttattattatttatattatttatattgttattattttattatttttttttttttttttagataACCAAGTTGATGTAAGAAAGTATATgataaatgaaaaagaaagCCCAATTACTAGTATACTAATACATGCATACAAAGAACATAATGAGACAAACTTAATAGAAAGTAAAAACTATGTGTTAAGATCAGACGTTCCAGGTAAATAAGAATAAGGAAAATGAGGAATATAcaaatgtataaatatatatacataatgaaattctaatatatataaatatatacatattatatatattttatattttttttttttagaaaaaTGTGATGCTTTAGCTTCTAACTGCTTTTTAAGTGGTAATTTTAACATTGAAAAATGTTTTCAATGCGCCCTTTTAGTAGAACCcgaaaaaaataaagatgaaTGTTTCAAATACTTATCTGAAGATATTAGAAATAAATTCACCGAAATAAAAGCTGAGACAgaagatgatgatgaagatgattatactgaatataaattaacCGAATctattgataatatattaataaaaatgtttaaaacaaatgaaaagaatGAGAAATCCGAATTGATAAAATTAGAAGAAGTAGATGATAGTTTAAAATTAGAATTAATGAATTATTGTAGTTTACTTAAAGATGTAGATACAAGTGGTACTTTAGATAATTATGAAATGGGTAATGAAATggatatatttaataacTTAAAGAGattattaatttatcattcagaagaaaatattaatactttaaaaaataaattccGTAATGCAGCTGtatgtttaaaaaatgttgaTGATTGGATTGTTAATAAGAGAGGTTTAGTATTACCTGAATTCAATTATGATTtagaatattttaatgaagatttatataatgataaaaattcTGAAGAAgataacaataataaagaaaaggGTGTTATAaatgttaataaaaatgtagaaaaagaaaattcTTTATCATATGATAATACCAACAATATGTTTTgtaataaagaatattgTAATAGAttaaaagatgaaaataattgTATATCTAAACTTGAAGTTGAAGATCAAGGTAATTGTGATACTTCATGGATTTTTGCTTCAAAATATCATTTAGAAACTATTAGATGTATGAAAGGATATGAACCTACCAAAATTTCTGCTTTATATGTAGCTAATTGTTATAAAGGTGAACATAAAGATAGATGTGATGAAGGTTCTAGTCCAATTGAATTCTTACAAATTATTGAAGATTATGGATTCTTACCAAAAGAATCAAATTATCCATATAATTACGTCAAAGTTGGAGAACAATGTCCAAATGTACAAGATTATTGGGTGAATTTATGGGATAATACAAAAGTATTAACTAGCAAAAATGAACCTAATAGTTTAGATGGTAAGGGATATACTGCATATGAAAGTGAAAAGTTTCAAGATAATATGGAGGcatttattaatattataaaaactGAAGTAATGAATAAAGGTTCAGTTATTGCATATATAAAAGCTGAAAATGTTATGGGATATGAATTCAGTGGAAAGAAAGTACAAAACTTATGTGGTGATGATACAGCTGATCATGCAGTTAATATTGTTGGTTATGgtaattatatgaataatgaaggagaaaaaaaatcttATTGGATTGTAAGAAACAGTTGGGGTCCATATTGGGGAGATGAAGGTTATTTTAAAGTAGATATGCATGGACCAACTCATTGCCATTTTAACTTTATTCACAGTGTTGTTATATTCAATCTTGATTTACctatgaataataaaacaactaaaaaagaatcaaaaatat containing:
- a CDS encoding serine repeat antigen 5, which encodes VKVTGPCNENFVMFLVPHIYIEVDTEDTYIELRTSLRETDNFLLFESNSGSLEKEKYVKEESKDTTSEKTVQAQDEPTEVTASESSGSSSSGTVQSRNSSQGTVSGGSSSSGNANNSQVSSNSDSTKKSRNLHNICEKGKTFKFVVYIKENTLILKWKVYGEPKDNQVDVRKYMINEKESPITSILIHAYKEHNETNLIESKNYVLRSDVPEKCDALASNCFLSGNFNIEKCFQCALLVEPEKNKDECFKYLSEDIRNKFTEIKAETEDDDEDDYTEYKLTESIDNILIKMFKTNEKNEKSELIKLEEVDDSLKLELMNYCSLLKDVDTSGTLDNYEMGNEMDIFNNLKRLLIYHSEENINTLKNKFRNAAVCLKNVDDWIVNKRGLVLPEFNYDLEYFNEDLYNDKNSEEDNNNKEKGVINVNKNVEKENSLSYDNTNNMFCNKEYCNRLKDENNCISKLEVEDQGNCDTSWIFASKYHLETIRCMKGYEPTKISALYVANCYKGEHKDRCDEGSSPIEFLQIIEDYGFLPKESNYPYNYVKVGEQCPNVQDYWVNLWDNTKVLTSKNEPNSLDGKGYTAYESEKFQDNMEAFINIIKTEVMNKGSVIAYIKAENVMGYEFSGKKVQNLCGDDTADHAVNIVGYGNYMNNEGEKKSYWIVRNSWGPYWGDEGYFKVDMHGPTHCHFNFIHSVVIFNLDLPMNNKTTKKESKIYDYYLKASPDFYHNLYFKNFNVDNKKLFSEKEDNENNKKLSNNYIIFGQDTERSEETSDGKSDPSGSAQNVSSQASGESGQANSVSSGSEQSGSSKASVESEQGSSLPSVSEQEGSNPASERVHVYHVLKHIKDSKIRMALRKYMDTLEVGKRHSCTRAYAFDQDNYEKCVQFCNDNWKTCENKASPGHCLSKLETNKECYFCYV